Proteins from a genomic interval of Coccinella septempunctata chromosome 2, icCocSept1.1, whole genome shotgun sequence:
- the LOC123306291 gene encoding uncharacterized protein LOC123306291, giving the protein MELNKKSDVIQCAMFKHLIGDAERHRLLTSKQQEFQSIDDYVIMLKNSGRNCELSTLEDSLLRDIFVCGIHSDGIREKLLQERDVRTLDEAVGLAKRFQSAKEKSRIIGHQEAPAVRRQGKTTTSGDNVFNYKHKHVNNLKFNAWNGRNIVKQPCKNCNYKYEYRRCPAFGQTCSNCGKADHFKAVCKISSKRIGCVDLGRNANHNSLQSSTKDFLSLETEESHDSSDVEIGSHRVPFKLDSGAAVNVIPSSVLKGLDCDPGLIEKTNLKLVSYTGTI; this is encoded by the exons ATGGAACTGAATAAGAAAAGTGATGTAATCCAATGTGCTATGTTCAAGCACCTCATTGGTGATGCAG AGAGGCATAGGTTATTAACGTCGAAACAACAAGAATTCCAGTCCATCGATGATTATGTTATAATGCTCAAGAACTCGGGAAGAAATTGTGAGCTGTCGACATTGGAAGATAGCCTCTTGCGAGATATTTTCGTCTGTGGAATACACTCGGATGGAATACGAGAAAAACTACTCCAGGAGAGGGACGTAAGGACACTAGATGAGGCTGTTGGTTTGGCAAAAAGGTTCCAGTCAGCTAAGGAGAAAAGTCGTATAATAGGCCATCAGGAAGCCCCTGCAGTTCGCAGACAAGGAAAGACTACAACATCAGGTGACAATGTTTTTAATTATAAGCACAAACATgtaaataatttaaaattcaatGCTTGGAATGGTAGGAATATTGTAAAGCAACCTTGTAAGAATTGTAACTATAAGTATGAATATAGAAGGTGTCCAGCTTTTGGGCAAACATGTTCTAATTGTGGTAAAGCCGATCATTTTAAAGCTGTTTGTAAAATTTCCAGTAAGAGAATTGGTTGTGTTGATTTGGGAAGGAATGCCAATCATAATAGTTTACAGTCGTCTACTAAAGATTTTTTATCACTTGAGACAGAAGAGTCCCATGACTCCTCGGACGTTGAGATAGGAAGCCATAGAGTTCCGTTTAAATTAGATAGTGGAGCTGCTGTAAATGTAATTCCAAGTTCAGTATTGAAAGGTTTGGACTGTGACCCAGGTCTAATCGAGAAAACGAATTTAAAATTGGTGTCATATACAGGGACCATCTAG